A window of Castanea sativa cultivar Marrone di Chiusa Pesio chromosome 1, ASM4071231v1 contains these coding sequences:
- the LOC142630027 gene encoding uncharacterized protein LOC142630027 has product MSSAERDGFLQVLKDVTVPDGYASNISRRVNMKERKISGLKSHDNHILMQQLFPIALRGSLPSQVTRPLIKLACFFREICSKTLSVSDIATVEADIAVTLCELEKIFPPSFFTVMVHLVIHLAAEAKIGGPVHYRWMYPIERYLGRLKSYVRNRAAPEGSIAEGYIVEECLTFCSRYMEGVETIFNRPTRTIEESTGVVSIVTLSNREWTQAHRYVLFNSENINYFREMHKRLMEDELRKGHHRISEAIIYKHHMEKFCNWFRCHVMSLTIADREREGVSDTLAARSKWPYNYVKRLKHYVINGLKFRSVKDELLNAGMGRKRPLKFVHVGEGSSRLRQTREEELEAGYTAEQARADASADGTQPPAMRRDRGLTVVQVGEGNGRSRQSVQEELDAAFAADQARGDASDDDETQPPDDVVQETPASNNLRKKRGNTLLTRIWSLPPNMKIECELNARGQPIGESGKTFKRWLGTFCLSHVYCPLVPTAWTRVPTSHKVNSWTEIEKRWIIDPEIIQPADQMTWAMHQLGELRRNRRGKLKRKCYKDGALREDVIQSRPDWADEQEFIQLVDYWFHEDTRTLSSTNKRSRGKQKEIARSGPISFAQTADDMAKETGQAVERAVLFAKVYSTKEGHHVTPDVGEKIKQMNEILARGSSL; this is encoded by the exons ATGAGTTCAGCGGAGAGAGATGGTTTCTTGCAAGTTTTGAAGGATGTAACAGTGCCTGATGGGTACGCTTCCAATATCTCACGTCGTGTCAATATGAAAGAACGCAAGATTTCTGGGTTGAAGAGTCATGATAATCACATCTTGATGCAGCAACTGTTTCCCATAGCATTACGCGGGTCTTTGCCATCTCAAGTTACTAGGCCTTTGATAAAGTTAGCTTGCTTCTTTAGAGAAATTTGTTCCAAAACCCTTAGTGTTTCAGATATTGCGACTGTTGAGGCAGACATTGCAGTGACGTTGTGTGAATTGGAAAAGATATTTCCTCCATCCTTCTTTACAGTGATGGTACATTTGGTCATACACTTAGCTGCTGAAGCCAAGATTGGTGGTCCAGTGCACTACCGGTGGATGTATCCCATTGAGAG GTACCTCGGACGCCTTAAGTCTTACGTACGAAATAGAGCTGCTCCAGAAGGGTCTATTGCTGAAGGATACATCGTAGAGGAGTGCTTAACATTTTGTTCACGGTATATGGAAGGAGTTGAAACTATATTCAATCGACCGACCAGGACGATTGAGGAGTCAACAGGGGTTGTTTCAATTGTGACACTAAGCAATAGAGAGTGGACCCAAGCCCATCGCTATGTTTTATTCAATTCTGAAAACATCAACTACTTTCGTGA GATGCACAAAAGATTGATGGAGGACGAACTCCGAAAAGGCCACCATCGTATATCCGAGGCCATTATATATAAGCACCACATGGAGAAATTTTGTAATTGGTTTAGGTGTCAC GTGATGTCATTGACTATTGCTGATAGGGAAAGGGAGGGAGTTAGTGATACCCTTGCTGCACGGTCCAAATGGCCATATAATTATGTAAAGCGGCTGAAGCATTATGTCATAAATGGCTTAAAATTTAGGAGTGTAAAAGATGAG TTGTTGAATGCAGGAATGGGAAGGAAACGGCCATTGAAGTTTGTTCATGTTGGCGAAGGATCGTCGCGTTTGAGACAGACGAGGGAGGAGGAGCTGGAGGCCGGCTACACTGCTGAGCAGGCAAGAGCCGATGCAAGTGCTGATGGGACACAACCCCCAG CAATGAGAAGGGATCGTGGATTAACGGTGGTTCAAGTTGGCGAAGGAAATGGACGTTCACGACAGAGCGTGCAAGAGGAGCTGGACGCCGCCTTTGCGGCTGATCAAGCAAGAGGGGATGCAAGTGATGATGATGAGACGCAACCCCCAG ATGATGTAGTTCAAGAAACCCCAGCATCCAATAATTTGCGTAAAAAGCGTGGGAATACGCTGCTTACGCGAATATGGAGTCTTCCACCTAATATGAAAATTGAATGTGAGTTAAATGCACGCGGCCAACCAATTGGGGAGAGCGGAAAAACATTCAAAAGGTGGTTGGGCACTTTTTGCCTCAGCCACGTCTACTGCCCACTTGTGCCAACTGCTTGGACGCGTGTCCCGACTAGCCACAAAGTAAATAGTTGGACGGAAATTGAG AAACGGTGGATCATTGACCCAGAAATTATCCAACCGGCTGATCAAATGACTTGGGCAATGCACCAGCTGGGGGAATTGAGGAGGAATCGACGGGGCAAGTTGAAAAGGAAATGCTACAAAGATGGTGCGTTGAGAGAAGATGTCATTCAAAGCAGACCAGATTGGGCTGACGAGCAGGAGTTTATTCAGCTAGTTGACTATTGGTTTCATGAAGACACGCGG ACATTAAGTAGTACGAACAAAAGAAGTCGTGGTAAACAGAAGGAGATCGCAAGATCAGGGCCTATAAGTTTTGCCCAAACTGCAGACGATATG GCAAAAGAAACTGGGCAGGCAGTGGAGCGTGCCGTGCTTTTTGCGAAAGTATACAGCACCAAAGAAGGGCATCATGTTACTCCTGATGTGGGGGAGAAGATC AAACAAATGAATGAAATTTTGGCACGTGGGAGCTCACTATAA
- the LOC142630034 gene encoding uncharacterized protein LOC142630034: protein MDKSWMDKKRGSREYFEGVAKFVEFASLSVRNGKILCPCVKCVNLISVLPNVARDHCWASGMLNNYKVWKFHGESAAATTATVCGSSHVEETLNEYGDFRGMLHDLCPPHEMAPEPMEEGPTVQHADEGMNDEANKFYKMIGDVDKPLYEGCTKFSIFSAIVVLFQLKTLCGWTNKSFTMLLQVLKDLLPSDAKLPKDHYEAKKIIRDLGLGYEKIHACPNDCMLFWKDNVNLDACPCCTASRWKTNEASVASKNASSTKGKKKAAKILRWFPLKPRLQRLFLSPDLASSMKWHVHGRTDDGVMRHPADSEAWKLFDTKYLEFSSDPRNVRLGLAADGFNPFGIMSTSHSTWPVMLVPYNLPPWLCMKRSSLILSAVIPGPTSPGLAIDVYLQPLVEELRELWNVGVQAYDASSKEIFQLRAALMWTINDFPAYADLSGWSTKGELACPSCAMETDSRYLKNGHKFCYMGHRRWLDVDHNFREEGMLFDGSNDTRLAPVPPVASQIIPDTEHLVGRCLGRKCQLAYNKRKRREADQSGWKKRSILFTLPYWEDHKLRHNLDVMHIEKNVMDNILGTLLNLKDQTKDNYKARLDLADMGIRTQLHLQ from the coding sequence atggataaaagttggatggACAAGAAGAGGggttcaagggaatattttgaaGGTGTAGCAAAATTCGTGGAATTTGCCTCTTTATCTGTGCGCAATGGGAAGATCTTGTGCCCTTGTGTGAAATGTGTGAATTTGATTTCAGTACTGCCAAATGTGGCACGTGATCATTGTTGGGCTTCGGGGATGCTTAACAATTACAAAGTTTGGAAATTTCATGGGGAATCGGCGGCTGCCACGACGGCTACCGTATGTGGGAGCTCTCATGTGGAAGAAACCCTAAATGAATATGGTGATTTTCGTGGGATGTTGCACGATTTGTGCCCCCCGCATGAAATGGCACCCGAACCAATGGAAGAAGGTCCTACTGTGCAACATGCGGATGAAGGGATGAATGATGAGGCCAATAAGTTTTACAAGATGATAGGTGATGTAGACAAACCTTTATATGAAGGTTgtacaaaatttagcattttctcGGCCATTGTTGTGTTGTTCCAGTTGAAGACTCTGTGTGGTTGGACGAACAAGTCATTTACAATGTTGCTTCAAGTTTTGAAGGATTTACTTCCTTCAGATGCCAAGTTGCCAAAAGACCATTATGAGGCTAAGAAGATAATCCGAGActtgggtttgggttatgagaAGATTCATGCTTGTCCCAATGACTGCATGCTATTTTGGAAGGACAATGTTAACCTCGATGCGTGTCCTTGTTGTACCGCTTCAAGGTGGAAAACAAATGAGGCATCTGTTGCTAGTAAAAATGCTTCATCCACTAAGGGAAAGAAGAAAGCTGCAAAGATCCTACGGTGGTTCCCTTTAAAGCCAAGATTGCAACGACTATTTCTTTCACCCGATTTGGCTAGTTCTATGAAATGGCATGTTCATGGTCGTACTGATGATGGGGTTATGCGGCATCCTGCTGACTCCGAGGCATGGAAATTGTTTGATACTAAGTATTTAGAGTTCTCGTCTGACCCTCGTAATGTCAGACTTGGATTAGCTGCAGATGGGTTCAACCCCTTTGGAATTATGAGTACTAGTCACAGTACATGGCCTGTCATGTTGGTCCCCTACAATCTCCCACCTTGGCTGTGCATGAAACGGTCATCTTTGATTCTATCAGCGGTTATTCCTGGTCCCACCTCACCAGGGCTTGCTATAGATGTGTACTTGCAACCATTAGTAGAAGAACTAAGGGAGTTATGGAATGTTGGAGTACAGGCATACGATGCATCTTCAAAAGAAATATTCCAACTGCGTGCAGCATTGATGTGGACTATAAATGATTTTCCTGCATATGCAGATTTGTCGGGTTGGAGTACCAAAGGTGAGTTAGCGTGTCCTTCTTGTGCTATGGAGACCGACTCTCGGTATTTGAAAAATGGCCATAAATTTTGTTACATGGGACATAGGCGATGGTTGGATGTTGACCACAATTTCCGGGAAGAAGGTATGTTATTTGATGGATCTAATGATACACGATTGGCTCCTGTACCACCAGTCGCGTCACAGATTATTCCGGACACTGAACATTTAGTTGGACGTTGTCTGGGAAGGAAATGTCAACTTGCttacaataaaagaaagagaagggagGCAGATCAAAGTGGTTGGAAGAAGAGAAGTATATTGTTCACCTTGCCTTATTGGGAGGATCACAAGTTGCGACACAATCTTGATGTGATGCATATAGAGAAGAATGTGATGGACAATATACTTGGCACACTATTGAACTTGAAGGATCAAACAAAGGATAATTACAAGGCACGCCTTGACTTGGCGGACATGGGGATAAGGACTCAACTTCACCTACAATGA